A region from the Campylobacter subantarcticus LMG 24377 genome encodes:
- a CDS encoding capsular polysaccharide biosynthesis protein has protein sequence MLNPNSAIDRIKNSLSYRLGLAIIECKKQHGGGYITLPYKLYKIKQQHFKEQKLYKQTIKIFPQLAYPKVESCKDYNESIRYKYHLSYMLGEALICAHKAWCKGGYFMLPSLLKEKYKIYKNIQDIISILPQKLHYHFYNSTIKNHKINIQDLIDILKQHKDYKPILENIFHNFDFFIKHFDLIRIWLSSKDFKEKYKQENHPYPSLLDPKKLNDENEKINYKNIPAELAWEMNLPLPDNYKFVYPLFGLSGGGALTSFFNKCGFSMNYDFHRDFEKSYIVNYNSFLKRKQNILYYTEYGLNVENRNKFLSLLYKNNIVFLVRDPISRLKTGVNHHTNNPKSDLRTFDLGSDYNKILKCKTYGTGDINNHYARKPKIDYLKLWLSNDRWFLYLSFLESLRLAKSNITYIDMEEIKPEKAFDTMCALANKFGFSKPTDESFFKGVMNGDLLGVIPFTLCVYSIDLNGSCAIGKNNSIHLQITSTNLIEFYGKSKEYINIVSDFFDKPLKYDNLGIFIKPQDYEQLKQSGELMQATKKYLANFIKALEERIEIEKSKLFKEDDVLKYLKENKELRIRLKELLDKELAHIKQYRPDIVASWKYYQEFEKMCKELDGN, from the coding sequence ATGCTTAACCCAAATAGTGCTATAGACAGGATAAAAAATTCACTTTCTTATAGATTAGGTCTTGCTATCATAGAATGTAAAAAACAACATGGGGGGGGGTATATAACCCTACCATATAAATTATATAAGATAAAACAACAACATTTTAAAGAACAAAAACTATACAAGCAAACTATTAAAATATTTCCACAACTTGCATATCCTAAAGTAGAATCTTGCAAAGATTATAATGAAAGCATAAGATATAAGTATCATCTTTCCTATATGCTAGGAGAAGCTTTGATTTGTGCTCATAAAGCTTGGTGTAAAGGAGGATACTTTATGTTACCTTCTTTGTTAAAAGAAAAATATAAGATATATAAAAACATTCAAGATATTATCAGCATATTGCCTCAAAAATTACACTATCATTTTTACAATTCAACAATAAAAAATCATAAAATAAATATTCAAGATTTGATTGATATTTTGAAACAACATAAAGATTATAAACCCATACTAGAAAATATATTTCATAATTTTGATTTTTTTATAAAACATTTTGATCTTATTAGAATTTGGCTATCTTCGAAAGATTTTAAAGAAAAATATAAACAAGAAAATCACCCTTACCCTTCTTTGCTTGATCCTAAAAAACTAAACGATGAGAATGAAAAAATTAACTATAAAAATATTCCTGCTGAACTTGCATGGGAAATGAATTTACCTTTACCGGATAATTATAAGTTTGTGTATCCTTTATTTGGTTTGTCTGGAGGGGGTGCCTTAACTTCTTTTTTTAATAAATGTGGCTTTAGCATGAATTATGATTTTCACAGAGATTTTGAAAAAAGCTATATTGTAAATTATAATTCTTTTTTAAAAAGAAAGCAAAATATACTTTATTATACAGAGTATGGCTTAAATGTTGAAAATAGAAACAAATTTTTATCGCTACTGTATAAAAATAATATTGTTTTTTTGGTTAGAGATCCTATATCTAGATTAAAGACGGGTGTGAATCATCACACAAACAATCCTAAAAGTGACTTGAGGACATTTGATTTGGGAAGTGATTATAATAAAATCTTAAAATGTAAAACTTATGGAACTGGAGATATTAATAATCACTATGCTAGAAAGCCAAAAATCGATTATTTAAAATTGTGGTTATCAAACGATAGGTGGTTTTTATATTTATCATTTTTAGAGTCTTTAAGGCTGGCGAAATCAAATATCACCTACATTGATATGGAGGAAATTAAACCAGAAAAAGCATTTGATACAATGTGCGCTTTGGCAAATAAATTTGGATTTAGCAAGCCTACCGATGAAAGTTTTTTTAAGGGGGTGATGAATGGAGATTTGCTAGGTGTTATACCTTTTACACTTTGTGTGTATTCGATTGATTTAAATGGTAGTTGCGCAATAGGTAAAAACAACAGTATCCATCTTCAAATAACATCTACAAATTTAATTGAATTCTATGGGAAATCCAAAGAATATATCAACATTGTAAGTGATTTTTTTGATAAGCCTTTAAAATATGACAATTTAGGTATTTTTATAAAACCACAAGACTATGAGCAGTTAAAGCAGAGCGGTGAACTGATGCAAGCCACAAAAAAATATTTGGCAAATTTTATAAAGGCATTGGAAGAAAGAATAGAGATTGAAAAATCTAAATTATTTAAAGAAGATGATGTGTTAAAATATTTAAAAGAAAACAAAGAGCTAAGGATTAGACTGAAAGAATTACTTGATAAAGAACTTGCTCACATTAAGCAATACAGGCCAGATATAGTTGCCTCTTGGAAATACTATCAAGAATTTGAAAAAATGTGTAAAGAATTGGATGGTAATTAA